The nucleotide window TCGGCCTCGACGACGAGTCCGCAGTCGCCGCAGACGCGCTCCGCGCCCTCGACGCGCGTCCGACCGCCGCACTCCGGACACGTCTCGCGGTCGCCGGTCTCGTCGGCCGTCGCGGTCTCGCGGTCGCCGGCCTCGCGGTCGCCGGCCTCGCGGTCGACCGCCTCGTCGGCGGTCGCGGCGCGGTCCGTCGTCGCGGCGCGGTCGGCGGTCGCGACGTCGTCGGCTTCGGCGCGGGGCGTCCGGGTTCGGGTCGAGCGTGCTTCACTCATCACACGTCGAACTCCGGCCCGATCCCTTACTTAAACCCGGGCAGATCGGCGGTCGATCGGCCCGATCGCGACGCTCGAACCGACCGGTTATCGGTCGGTGATCCACCGACTCACCCCGCCGCAGTACGGTGGTTTTAACCCTCCGCGTCGAGCATCGGTTCGCATGACGCTGTCGGAGATCGCGGCCGGGGTCGAGGTGACCTCGCGCCAGCGCGATCGCGGGGTCGCCCTCGCGGACGACACGGAGACGCCGCTGGTCGACCGCCTGTCGGACCACGCCGAGTCGCTCCCGTGTACGCCCGAAGCGACCGCCACGCTCGTCGACGCCTACACCGCCGGCCGGAGCGTCGGCGACGCGGCCCGCGAGGCGGGCGTCTCTCCGATGACGGCCGCGAAGACCCTCCACCGGTGTGGCGTCGCGGGCGTCTGCCCGCTCTCCCCGACCGGGCGCGACGTCGTCCGCGACTGGCTCGCGGGCCGGACCTCGCGCAGCGAGGCCGTCGAACTCACGGGCGGCGACGAGGCGGACTTCGCGCTGGCGACGTACGTCGAGACGCACGACCCCGTCGACGCCGTCGCGGAGGCGGTCGACGCACAGGTCGCCGGCTCAGCGCCGCTCGGAGACGGACTCGGTGACGGCGGTCCCCTCGGCGACGCGCTCGGTTCCACCGACGGGCTTCGCTGATCTCGACGCCCCGATTCCCCGTCTCGACTCCGCTTTCAGGACGTGATCCGATCTATCAGCCCCTGCTCCGGGAACTCCACGTCGAGCGACGCGTCGAACGCGGCCTCGTAGGCGACCGCGATCGCACGCGCGTACGCGTCTCCCCTCGATGCTGCGGTCGGGGCGGCCCTCACCTCGGGGTCGGTCGCCGGCACGCGGACGACGCCCGAACCGTTCCGTCCCGCGTCGTCGGCTGCGGGGTCGCCGTCCGTCTCGCCCGCGCCGGGGTGCTCGACCGCGAGCGTCGCGTCGAGGCTTCCCCCGACGTCGGCGATCCGGCCGCGGAGCCGCTGTGTCGCATCGCCGCCGTGCGCCGTCGCCGGCCTGACCGCGGCCGCGCGGTCGGCGCTCGTCGCGGCCGCGACCGCCTCGTTCGACCCCGCGGGCGCGGCGTCGACGACCACCGCGTCGTACGTCGTCGCCGCCTCGTCGATCCGCTGTTCCAGCTTCCGGGCGGCCTCCGCGGTCTTCGCCCGCGCGACGCGCTCGAAGGGTGCCCGCGCCGGCACCGCGTCGACGCGTCCCGAGAGGACCGGTCCGTCGCGGTCCCCGTCGCCGCCCCTGCTCTTGCCGCGCTCGCCGCCGGATCCGGACCGCGCGGCGTCGCGCGTCCCGGCGACCGGGTACGCCGCCGCCGACAGCGGCGCGTCCGTATCGTCGGTGAGGAGCGCGGTGAGGTCCGGATCGATCCGGCCGGCCACGTACTCGGAGAGCCCCTGCGTGGTGAACGCGGCGTCGACGACCGCGACGTCGTCGCCGCCGCGAGCGCCCATCGCCGCCAGCTCGACCGCGGTCCGCGTCGTTCCCGCGCCGCCGGTCGCCCCGACCAGCGCGAGCGTCGTCGCCTGCATGTTCCGGCGTCGCCGGAGCCGATTCTTAAAAAGAGCGAATCAGAGCGGCGGTCCGGTCAGGGACTCGGAAACCGCAATTAGCCGTCGATCGCGGCCGCGACCTCGTCGGCGACCGCGTCGAGTTCGTCGTCCGAGAGGGCCGGCCGCTCGCCCGCGACCGCGTGGATCGGTGCGCCGCCGTCGCCATCGAACCGCGGGACGACGTGAACGTGGACGTGGGGGACCTCCTGGCCCGCCGCCTCACCGTCGTTGACCCCGACGTTCGCGCCGTCCGCGTCGACCGCGTCTTGGATCCGCGGCGTGAGCGACGCGACCGCGTCGAACAGGTCGCTCGCGAGG belongs to Halorubrum sp. DM2 and includes:
- a CDS encoding HIT domain-containing protein translates to MSDDCIFCSIVAGEIPARTVYETDAVLAFLDANPLARGHTLVIPKSHAQHVGDLDAALASDLFDAVASLTPRIQDAVDADGANVGVNDGEAAGQEVPHVHVHVVPRFDGDGGAPIHAVAGERPALSDDELDAVADEVAAAIDG
- a CDS encoding ParA family protein, whose protein sequence is MQATTLALVGATGGAGTTRTAVELAAMGARGGDDVAVVDAAFTTQGLSEYVAGRIDPDLTALLTDDTDAPLSAAAYPVAGTRDAARSGSGGERGKSRGGDGDRDGPVLSGRVDAVPARAPFERVARAKTAEAARKLEQRIDEAATTYDAVVVDAAPAGSNEAVAAATSADRAAAVRPATAHGGDATQRLRGRIADVGGSLDATLAVEHPGAGETDGDPAADDAGRNGSGVVRVPATDPEVRAAPTAASRGDAYARAIAVAYEAAFDASLDVEFPEQGLIDRITS